Genomic window (Oscillatoria salina IIICB1):
TTAGACAACCAAGAACGAGGTACGATTGAAGCTTGTTTCGGATTATTATCTGGTAAAGTATACCAATATGCCCAAGCAATTAAAACAGCTTGAAAAGGCAGCCTGACAGCTTGAAACCAGGGAGAATCTGGTATACCATCAAGGTGAATATGATTAATAGCCATGTTAAGATTAGCTGGAAAAACTGCAATGAATAAAGCTATTAACGACCAAGCAGTAGTACGACTAGCCGGTGGTATTAGTAACCCGAAAAAAGCCAAAATTTCCAAAGCACCACTGATATAGACGATCGCTGCGGGCTGCGGAAGAATATCTGGTACAATTTTGATAAATGGTTCTGGGACAAGAAAGTGCAAACTCCCCGCAACTAACATACAGACAGCAAGAACAACTCGAAGAATTTCTTTACTTTTCTGAATTTGGTTCATGCTTATTTCCCTACTAACTAAACATTACATTAACCAAGAAATTTTCCCTCAAACTAAACTAAACTATCGACTAACTAAAGATAGATAATCCTATTGGCGATCGGGATTTGAGGGCGATTTAGCTCTCACCTAGATTTTCCCCCGTCAGTGTAGTGCAAGAGCAAACAAGGCAAAGCCTTAGCAAACTGACAAGCTCGCTACCAAGATACTTTGAATAATTGGTAGGATATCTAGTATGATGAGAACTTAAGAGGTTTTTGACAGTTTTTAGTTAGAAAAAATCCTGAAGATCCTGTCTAGATAAATTAAAAGGAGCGGGAGGTATGCCACTACGAGACGAACCTTTGGAATGGGATTTTAATGCCAAGGTTAAATTTTTTCCGATTTATTATCAAGGAGTAGTAGTAGGATTTTTTAACCCAGAGTATGCAGGGCGAATAGTCAAGATTTTAAATGAAGATGAAAATTTACGCAAAGCACTGAAAAATGCTTGTCTTGACTTGCTCAAGGAACAAGGGGGAGATAGCAGTGAACTTGAGGGGTTGATGAAAAAATACATTTCTGGTACAAAACGACCCCAGTACGGGACAAAAGCGATCGCGTTTTTATTACGGGAACGACAAGCAGAACTCGATATTAGCGATCGCGAGTTTGCTCGCT
Coding sequences:
- a CDS encoding DoxX family protein; translation: MNQIQKSKEILRVVLAVCMLVAGSLHFLVPEPFIKIVPDILPQPAAIVYISGALEILAFFGLLIPPASRTTAWSLIALFIAVFPANLNMAINHIHLDGIPDSPWFQAVRLPFQAVLIAWAYWYTLPDNNPKQASIVPRSWLSKY